tcttttaaaattattcaaaatatttttaaaatataaaaacaaaaagaaaccgAATCTTGAAAACTCCTAAGCAAGTGGATGAAGAAAACTATGATTATgcacaaaaacaatattttcctCAAAGTATTTTAAAGTTGAAAACTGAGGTGGTTTTTGGCACTATCTTCATAACTTTGTTGGctgtcttatctttttaacaaatagcaatcaatatgtgataacaattaaataatCAAAAGTTTCCAAGTAGACATAAGTCTCAGGCAGCCTCTGgaattttaaagattatttttgttattgttcttaatttaaaaatatattaagataatatttttaatataagtgtattaaaacaatataaaaacagaaaaaaactaatttaaagtaaaaaatttaaaatttttttaaaatatttttaaaacacaaccatacatcatcaaagaaaatatttggTAGAAAAGATAATCCTATCGCACGTTGGAAAAGATTAAAGAATTCCATCATTTTATCCACTATGGGCTAATTATGACAAGTCCATGAAAAGGAAACATCCAATGAAAAGAGAGAActttcatatataataataataataataatgttttagcCAGTGCCATGATTGCCTACATATTCATAAGAAAATACCCACTTCCCTCTTAGTGATTCCACGTGAACGGCTAGAAATATGTGAAGTGTATGGCTAATCCCTcgaagataaataaataaataaataaatagtaaaataagaaGGGTTGATCTGATCTATTAAAGGAATATATTCCTCTCTTGGCTTTTACAACATATTATACTAAATTAttatagatatttttctttgaatatatGTAGATATAGTCTCAATGTTTAAAAAGCCAGGAAAATGTTATCTAAAGGTGTGAAATATAAATGGAAATATCTCAAGTCTTTAGTGAATTTATGTGTGCTCGTAGTTTTCGTGGTTTAAGAAAATTGAtggtttcaaatattttaaaccagTCAACATTCCACCACTGCGCAACGACTAATCACATGGAATGATAGCGACATTTACCAGCTACAGAAAACGAAAATAATCCTAGATGCTTCCTATCGTCCATAAATATACTATATTATTTTACgctttttattcttcttaattattttattaatgttgttTAGTTTGTAagtatttgatatatatatatagattgaaATAGAGTGAGATATATATGAATATAGTTTTGATTCTGAGATAtgatgagagttttttttaaatagatatatGGTATGATGTGGGATGTGTCAATGAAAGTTTCaataatattcataatttaattaatttattatttttataacttagaagaatttattagaagaaTCAGTGTATATATGGAGGATGTTTCTTTAAGATAACTTAGaggaatttattattttttttcaaatgtataTATAGAGGATGTTtctttaagataatttaaaaagatcatTTAGTTTGCATTTTAATCAGTGTTATTaggataaaagaagaataatatgtttattttagaagaataaagaccataatataaagataaatatttttataagaatttatcTCTTTATCCCAATAAtcttcattttaaatattttaaaataataatcaaacactactttaatttaatctcaatggttaaaaaaaaaaaagctttaaaattaCCCTTTAATGTAGAATTTCTTTTTGCATGTATCAATGCATTTTTATAACTTATCCTAAAAACACACGCATGTGACTTTTAGCCTATAGGTGTCGACAACTtcgattttaatatattatgaaCATAAACTAAAGAGACAATTCTCttattgttttctatttgcTTTGTGGTATCTTAATTCATGGAGCACTATAAATACGAGAGAGGATAAGTCCATGGAAAAAGCAAACACCGCTACCATGGCGACAATGAATACTCCTCTACTAGCCACCCCCAAGACCTCTCGTCCCAAAACTATATGTCTGGTTCTCTCCATGGTTGCAATCTTAAGCTCAACCACACTAGTTACCATGCGCTATTACACAAAAACTAGCCCCTCTTCCCCTCCTGGCCTCTTGCAAAACTTATGTGACCGTGCCCATGACCAAGAATCATGCCTAGCCATGGTCTCACAAATAGCTTCAAACACATCCACTAAAACGAGCCAAGTCGGTCTACTTCAGCTCTTGCTAGGAAAATCCACACCCCACATACAAAATACTATTGAAAAGGCCAAGGTTATTCACAGTCGGATCAACGATGCTAGAGAACAAGCGGCTCTAGGAGATTGCGTGGAGCTGATGGAGATCTCCAAGTACAGAATCAAGGACACAATAGTTGCTCTTGAAAGTGTTTCATCCAGATCCCATGCAAATGCTCTTACGTGGCTTAGCAGTGTCCTAACCAACCATGATACATGCTTAGACGGGCTAAATGGTCCAGCCAGGTCCACAATGGAGCCATACCTCCATGACTTGATACTGAGAGCAAGAACTTCTCTAGCCATACTAGCTGCAATCTCACCCTcgaaagaaaataatgagatCTTTCCATTGAAAGATGATTTTCCATCGTGGCTACTTAGCATGGATAGAAAGCTTCTAGTTGCTCTGCCGAAGGACATCAACGCTGATGTTACGGTGGCTAAAGATGGGAGTGGTAAGTACAAGACTGTGAAAGAGGCTGTGGCATCGGCACCGGATAATGGCAAGACTAGGTATGTTATTTATGTGAAGAAGGGGAAATACAAGGAGAATGTTgaagtgggaaagaaaaagaagaacgTGATGCTTGTTGGTGATGGCATGGATTCCACTATCATTACTGGTAATTTGAATGTTGTTGATGGGTCTACAACATTCAACTCTGCCACTGTAGGTACAGATCTTCctcctctttccttttctttatttcttctgCAAATCAAATTAATCCAGCCCTTTTCTCATCATAAAATCATTGTCGatggttttctttttccaaatatTATCTCATCTCATTTAGGAGTCCAACTAGGCAGATCAGAGAGCACATTCGAACACGCCACCATATAGAAAAGACAAACAAAGggaaaattgaaatatatcttGAAGTTTGCCCTCTTTTGTTATGAAGGATAGCAAGCCGGCTAATATAAATCAGTGAATGAGATTTCTTCAATGATTTGAAGTACTTTCTTTTGGAGTGAATTCATTACTATATTATTTGGAGTAGATTTACTCTTTTTGATGgaattgaatatttataattttaatataataatgatttagataaaaatttttaaaaaattacaataaacattatttatttggaTTAAAATTGTCTGATTGGATGATGATATTCAcgttataattaattattatattaattatttataatttatattataatagattttattttccaatgggtttcgatattttttattgtattatttttaatttaaaaatattttgcaatatAATATCTCACACCTAAATGaggaaaaaacatttgattcCATGAGCAAGCTTAGAATAGTCCCAAATCACAAGCATGCTTACGAATTAAAAGGCTTGTACCTTTCATAATTAGTTTCTTACAAATTAAATACTCGCCCTCATTAGACGTCAAACCAACCAAGTTTTATGATCTATGAATGCAGCTGCTGTCGGTGATGGATTCATAGCCCAGGACATTTGGTTCCAAAACACCGCTGGCCCAGAGAAGCATCAGGCGGTGGCCCTCCGCGTCGGAGCTGATCAATCAGTGATTAACCGATGCCGCATTGATGCCTATCAAGACACCCTCTATACCCACAGCCTCCGGCAATTCTACAGAGATAGCTATGTTACTGGCACAGTGGACTTCATCTTCGGCAATGCCGCTGTGGTGCTCCAAAACTGCAAGCTTGTACCACGAAAGCCCATGAGTGGACAAAAGAACATGGTAACAGCCCAGGGAAGAACTGATCCAAACCAAAACACGGGGACATCAATCCAGAAATGTGACATTATAGCAAGCTCCGATCTTACGCCTGTCAAGAGCTCATTCAAATCATACTTGGGCCGTCCATGGAAGGAGTACTCAAGGACTGTGGTAATGCAGTCCAATATTGGTGACCTTATTGATCCGGCTGGGTGGTCAGCGTGGGATGGGGAGTTTGCCCTAAAGACTTTGTACTATGGTGAGTATTTGAACCAGGGAGCAGGCGCTGGTACTAGTAAAAGAGTGAATTGGCCAGGTTATCATGTCATTACTAGTGCTAATGAGGCCAAGAAATTCACAGTGGCTGAGTTGATACAAGGAGGGGTTTGGTTGAAGTCTACTGGAGTTTCTTATACAGAAGGGCTGTGATGATAGACCGGGGTCATCGTCTTCTCAAAACAAGTGAAATGTTGTGGCTTTTTGTTTCCCCTCTTTTTGCCCTTTTAGAACCATTTCGGTCGGTAGAAATGggctcaactttttttttttttactagatatAATGGGTTTTGAGTTATTAATAAGAGCTTTCTTCATTTCGTTTAAGCAATTCTCTCCCTGTGTGTATTATGATTAGGGGAAAAATGCTTAATATCGATGCTTTAAGTATTCGATGAAGTGACTACTAATTTCGGAGCATTtcgaaatatattatatatatatatatatcaaaatattaatttaataaatataatttcaattcaagttcaatattaaattaatttttgaaattatataattcaagtTGCAAACATAAGTAAAAAAAGTGAGTTAACCAATATGATTCGATCGACTCGACGAACCCAAAAACAACCTTAAcaattagtaaaaatataagttgactataaaaaaaatcaagacatcttttaaaaaaaaaaattgaaatgacaatatattagattgacttgGGTCTATCTAGGTTAATCTTTCAAACCCATGACTTAGatcatgagattatgataatcccaaataaaacaaatcaaaaacaaattataaagcttaattctcaataaacttattgttaaataataaaattgaaaaaacttcaatgtaaaaaaagaacacaataaaatgacatttctaaaagaaattaaaatttaaacaaaattacaaaaaagtcattaatgatcacaagatttatttttttgtattttttatttgaccatTGACAGTGACTTTTTCTGAACTTCATTGCCTTAAAATGTTAACTAGAAATATAATAGTATGCCAATAAACTTCTCGTGAAATTTCAGCCCGATTCAACAATCAGATTGAAATATATGATTAATATcgtaaaattagataatattgtttttttaaaaaaacaaaaaaaaacacacaatttGACCGAGACAAAACCAAAATGTTTCAAATGGAATTGGGtggaattttcaaaataaaccaaGATTTTGAGCGAgaagaaatttattttgttttatcttgttttttgaattggaataagatatataattattttggataaaaatgaaCGAAATTGATAACCTTGCATTACAGTGACATGAATCTCCACTTTGGTGAAAGAGAAaggttttgaatatattttttcttttctttttcattttttttaatagttaaacaTGAAGATTTCATTTTCTCTCAATTAAAGATATAGATTACAagatgaaaaaatcaaataaaaataaataaatttaatctcgATAAGAAAAGTTCAGTTCACAAGTATTATCTAACACTACtataaaagtaaatataaacaTCTCAAGTTTCTATTGAATTAACTCTATGTGTAGTCATAGTTTATATCGTTTGAAAAAGAATCCCATTACAAAGTGGCACTATGAGTAAAAAGCTATGTGTGGTTTCTTATTGTCAACAATCCCAGATTAGAAAATGAGCATCTAGCGAAACCCGTGTCATGACATTTTATGAAAGTGAAATTTACCAACTACTttgcaaagaaaaggagaaCAATCCTAGATGCTTCTTAGGGTACGTAACTGGTAAATTTCCGATTGTTTGTAATTGGTAATTGATAATATGAAAGCTGGCTTGGTAATCCATATATTTTCCCGAGTCAATTCTAGATTGGTTTGAAAACTATACCTTTTTTTAATAGCTATTTATGACACAAAGCCATCttattatctattttctttGGTCATGTCTTGATCGAGGACTACGATAGTCTatttgtttatgtgtttttaaaagtattttttaaaaaatttaatttgtttttattttttattaactttaaattaatatgtttttagtgttttcaaatcattttgatgtgttgatgtcaaaattttttttttaaaaaatatatcattggcatatattttagcatgaaaaattatttgaaaagcaattgcaACTATACAGCCAAACAAATATACAAGGAAAATAACCGGTAGAGAAAGCATAGCAAGGGGAAAACCAGCTACTACCATGGCTACAATCAACCATCCTCTACTTCATACGCCCGAAGCCTCTCACCAAAAAACCATTTGTCTAGTTCGCTCTTTGGTTGCAATCTTAAGTTCAACCACGCTAGTTACCATCAACTACTACTCAAAAATCATGCCCACTACCCCTATTGGCTTATTGCAAAACCTCGTGACCATGGCCCTGATCAGTCATCATTCCTAGCAATATTAATCACACAAATTGCCTCAAACACAACAATCAAGATGAACCATGTTAAtctactttattttttgttagaaaaatcaACACCCGACATTCAAAATATCATTGAAAAGGCCAAGGATGTTAGCCGTCTAAGCAATGACCTTAGTGAACAAGCGGCTATACTTGATTGCGTGGAGTTAATAGAGTTCTCCATAAGAAGAATCAAAGACTCGATAGTTGATCTTGAAACTATTAAGACATCCAATCCCTATGTACATACATGGCTTAGcaaagttgagaataatagaatagCTTAGATTATATCTTAGCCAACctttcatatttatatatatgtagcAGTACACGACAGTAATTGTAGGAATCACAATATTGAAATAATGTTACATTAATTCCTATACATATATGTACATGCTatacattgtataatatatccCCTCAAGCCGAGGGTAGAGGATTGACCTGAAGCTTGTAACAAAAAGCAGTAAAGGAAGCAGCAGAAAACGGCTTGGTGAAGACATCGCAATATGAAtctgaatatttttctttgcaacCTGGTCTTGGACAAAGTGGTAATCCACCACAACATGCTTAGTATGAGCATGGAAAATAGGATTTACTAAGAGATAGGTGGCGCCGGGGTTATTATACCAAATGATAAGAGTAGAGATGGAGAGAACCTGCAGatctatttataaatattgaagccATATGACCTCAGCAGTACTATCTGctaaggctttatactcagcctcagtagaggagcaAACAACTGTGCGTTACTTGCCTGACTTCCATAAAATTGgcgtctgataaaaaaaaacaagtaaccaCTCGTAGACTTGTGATCATCCATACTACTAGCTCAATCTGCATTTGTAAAACCATGTAGAGCAAAGGAGGaacctcgagtgatatggaaaccataagatgtcaTACCTTTAAGGTAGCGTAGATATGTTTAATGACGACCCAATGAGAATTTGCAGGAGCATACATAAACTGAAAAACTCTATTAACAACAAAGCAGATAATTGAGTGGGTGATGGTAAGATACTGAAGAGCACCCATAATTTGACGAAATCGTATATGATCATAGAATGGATTATCTGGCATTATATTAACTTTCAGAGGAGAGACTGTAGTATCAATGGGTTTACAAGAAGTTATATCTGCCCGAGTAAAGATGTTAAGAATATATTTGTGCTAACACAACATCAAACTCATACCTGTAGACTAAACTTCAATACCTAGAAAGTAATGAAAAACGTCTAAGTCGTGAAGCTTAAATTCAGAGCTCAGTAACTATATTAGGCAATGAAGCATAGTAAAGTTACTACCCGTAagtagaatatcatcaacatacaccagaagataaaagatattagtaccatcagacaAGATAAACaaggaggtgtcaaccttggaggcAAGAAAACCAATAGAGAGTATAAGATCATtaagacgagtgtaccatgctcttagtgcttgttttaaaccatacAACAACTTGTGTAATCTGCACAAAAGATGAAAGAGTagagtcaacaaaacctggaggttgtttcatgtaaacgttttcagtaagaacaccattgagaaagatattataaatatcaagttgataaatatttcaattacACAAAACCATAATGGAAAAGACTAATCTGACGGTAGCCTACTTAATAACTAGATTGagggtttcagaataatcaatgccTTCTTGCTGGGTAAAGCCTATAGCAACGAGGCATGCTTTGTAACGCTTAATGCTATCATCAACATGACGTTTGATCCGATACACCCATCTATTGCCAAcattcatcgaaggatgaaaagGAACTAAAGACCATGTGTTATTAGAGCGCAAAGCCTTGATCTCATCATACATAACATCATGCCAAATGACATACCTGTTAGTATCAAAGAATGCAAGGGGTTTAGAAGAGGAAGATAGCAATACTTGTGGTGAGGCAATAACAATGGCAGTGGAAGCAACTAGATTTGTTGTCTTCGGCTGTCGTGATCAAAGGACCATATAATGTCTGCTACAACAGATAAGAGGATAAATCAACCATCGTATTCAGGCCAACTGAAGGGGTTGAGGGAGAATTTGTCACAAGTAGAGGGCTAGCAGAAAAAATGAGACTAACAATAAAGGCAAAATCTATAGCAGCTTTGACATTGGCCaaataaggagaaaaaaaggaggaaCTAAAGATCGTCCCAACACTAACAGAGGTATTATGTAAGAGGCTAGGGGAAATTGATTTACAAGCTGTACCTGGAGCAGAATGATTAGATAAACATGCATGTGATGATGGGCAAGTGAAGGGTAGAGGTTGCGGTGCGTGGGTAAAGAAGGGTGGTAGAGTAGAGGTAGATGAGGGATGGTGAGGGGTTGTATGAGTGGTGAACAATAGGGAATGGAGCAGATTTGGAAAGAGGGTAGTGGCAGGTTGGGTGGGGAGAGGAGTGGAAACCTTTGAAATAGACATGACGAGAGATATAAATGCgttgagatgcaatgtcaaaaCATTGATAACCAAGGTGAAAAGAGCTGTAACCAAAAAACACGCATGGAGAggaacaaaaattcaatttatgatTGTTATCGGGATGTAAAAAAGGAAAGTaaagacacccaaaagtacataaaatatgataattaggagattgttaaaacaaacaatcaaacggGGATCTATTTGCACAAACAAGAGTAGGCAtatgatttataagataaaccgaagtttcaaaagcataattctaaAACCGGAATGATGCTTTATATTGTTTTAGAAGAGTAAGTCTGGTTTCCATAATATGTTTATGAGGACGTTCTACCATGTCATTTTGTTTATGAGTGTGaggacaaatcagacgatgatgaataccaatggtttgAAAGAAAGTGGATAGTTTGCGGTATTCACCGCTCCagtcagtttgaacagattttatttttgatgaaaattGACGCTTAATGAGAGTCTAAAATTGGTTAAAACCATAGTAAACATCAAACTTGACAACAAGAGGgtaataccatatatattttgtgtacACATCAATAAAAGTAACAAAATAATGATAGCCATCCAAAGAATAACGGGGAGAAGGACCctatacatcactaaaaattaattcaagcaaagtagaagttttgtgacccgtaggTCCTAAATACAGACGTGATGATTTTCATAAttggacaactttgacattaaaaattaagatgtttgttGTTACCAATAATCCTTTTTTCGagactaataattaaaaaatatgatagataGGATGActtagtcgacgatgccataaatcaaTGGAAGTAGAAATGCAGGGAGATAAATAGGCTTGAAGAACTAACATGACGGAAGACCTGAACAAaacatagagaccatctttactctaaCCTAATAGGATGACTTCATTGGTGTtgagatccttgacataaaacataaatgggtgaaattcaaaataaacattgttaTCGAAACAGAATTTCTAAACAGAAAGATATGAAGAACATTACAAAGTGAAGGAATATGAAGAACATGATCGATATGAGATATGTGAAGTCCTTTACCATCATCAACATGCCAATTCATTACTGAGTTATGGTTCTGAAGCATCCAAGGTTACAAGACTAGGTGTAACGTATTGATTGGCATCGGTGTTCGGAAACCAATCGGTAGTACCTATGGAGGAGATATTACATAACGCCAGATTTGTACTAGGTTGTTGTCTATAACCTTGGTGTTCAAATTGAGGGCAGTGAAGAGTTGTATGGCTGAATGTTTGACATAATTGGCAGTGTGGATTTTGCCCCTTGTTGCATTACCAATTACCTTGTTTGTTGTCATTTGTGGAGGAGCTGTGAAGGCTGCAGAATTCTGGTTTGCATGCTGCAGATATGTTCCTTCTGTTGTTTAACTAGTTGGGACACCAACCTTTATGAAAAAGGCCCCTATTGCGACCAAAGTTTCCAGAAGACTGGCGTTGAGAGATAAAGGCTGAAGGAGGTGTGTTGGGCGTGGGCAACAAGTGAGCATTAATGGCAACATACCCTATGAATGGATGAGATGATTTATGTATaatcccgagaaaaaaaaaaataataaaaaaaatcaaggctagattaaatttaaaggaaataaactaaactagaaagaagtgggggcaaaacaaatacacttaaagaagatggggcctaaatgcaaataagaataattatagagcataagtactccttttgtcataaaaaaaaaaaaacagatctggagataacgtaaagaaagaaaagagggagttttatgttcatttttacaaaccatccaagattaagggttgtaggtaaaataaaacactggtgggaaaggggttaacaagaagagaagagggaagggCCGACtgccattaaaaagaaagaaaaaaaaaagagggatcaaAACTTTGAGGTGTATCGGGAGGGACCACAGGTGtggggcaacaacaacaacagcagcaaggGAGTACGAATAGAGCTTCTATTTtaggtaggtgaatcgcacctatacttcctagttaatttccatgatttatttatattaccaatgtgaatTGTGCATTTCTGAATGtatgggtattcaaggtgaaaagttgtgtaaattgccaaatgatgaaattatcattgacaaaggaaatatgagaagtgcgaattgaggcgtaaactagcatacatttagtgtatgttaggatcccgggtaatgGGATCATCATGTAaggactaacatacatttagtgtatgttaggatcccgggtaaggggatcaccatgtatcggctagcatacatttagtgtatgttaggatcccgggtaaggggatcgccataattggactagcatacatttagtgtatgttaggatcccgggaaaggggatcaccatgtatgggctaacatacatttagtgtatgttaggatcccagataaggggatcaccttggaaTGACTCATATGGAGTGATGGTGATGGTACCGGTGAtattggtatcggtaatgtgataagcaaaaagaaaaaaatgatcatgttcaATCTCTCATAGAGTCTataatgaaggttgaaagtggtagagggaacaattaataatagttggacaaggaagggattataataataataataataataataataataataaagaaaactagaagggagaggCAAATGAACTATGAAATTGCTCTGGAATGCCGGGGAGATGTTATATTTGTAAAAGTGAGGGGCATCGATGGAGAGAGTGCCCGCATGTAGGCAGGGGCTGTTACTATTGTGGGGACATGAGTCACAGGAAGAAGGATTGTCCTCGTAGAACCATAGAGGGAGTCCATAGTCAGAGGACTGAGGTTCAGAGCCAGCAGCAATCAGTGACAGTTGATCGTCCAATCAGGTCTACTCAGTCAGGGACAAGTGCCACTCATGGGAGGCCCAGAAATCAAGAGGGGAGGACTCAGGGTCGGGTATATCACATGACCCATGAGGATGTGGGAGTTGTACCtgatgtggtggcaggtactTTACAGTTAGATACAATACAAGTTTATGCTTTATTTGATCCTGGAGCTAGTCATTCCTTTATATCTTATAGAATTGTGAATAACTTGCGTATGTTATCTAGTAACTTGAGTATAAGGGTGACGGTTAGTACGCCTTTGGGAGAGAGTAtacatattgatgatatttatagaggggtaaaactatatattggaGGATTAGAGTTGAGGATAGATCTTATGCCGTTAGagttatatgattttgatgtgattctaGGTATGGATTGGCTAAGTAAACATAAGGCACAAGTGGATTGTTTTACCAAGACAGTGACAATCCAAGGAATAGGTGATAAAAGGGTAGTGTTTAAAGGGGAAAGAAGGGTAATTCCAAGCTGTGTAATTTCAGTCTTGGTTGCTAGAAAATTACTGAGAAAAGGTTGTTTTGCTTGGTTAGCCCATGTAAGAGAATCGGGGAAAGGTAGCATAGATTTGGCTAGTATTCCTATTGTGAGGGAGTTTCGAGATGTATTTCCAGAAGAGCTGCCTGGATTACCTCCAAttagagaaattgaagtttCCATAGAAACTATTCCAGGAGTTTCTCCTATAGCCTAGTCTCCTTATAGGATGGCACCTATGGAATTGGCAGAACTAAAGGTCCAACTTCAGGAATTGTTAGATAAAGGCTTCATTTGGCCTAGTAACTCGCCATGGGGAGCTCCGGTattgtttgtaaagaagaaggatgGCACCCTTCGTTTGTGCATTGATTATCGTCAATTGAATAAAGTGACGGTGAAGAACAGATACCCACTTCCACGAATAGATGACTTGTTTGATTAGTTAAAGGGTGCTAGAGTGTTCTCTAAGATAGATCTGAGATCTGGATACCACCAGTTGAGAATCAAGGAACAAGACATACAAAAGACTGCCTTCCGAACCCGTTATGGGCATTATGAGTTTTCAATGATGCCTTTCGGGTTAACCAATGCTCCAGCCATGTttatggatttgatgaatcgggtGTTTCGGCCTTACCTGGACCAATATGTGGTTGTATTTATCGATGATATTCTGGTATATTCCAACTCTCACTTAGAGCATGAACAACATCTAAGGGTTGTGCTACAGACTTTAAgggaaaatcaattatatgcAAAACTGGATAAGTGTGAGTTCTGGCTCAAGGAAGTAGTATTTTTAGGCCATGTGATATCCGCAGAAGGAATAATTGTGGATCCAAGAAAGGTCGAGGCCGTGTTAAAATGGAAAAGACCTACCAATGTGACAGAAATCCGGAGTTTCTTGGGTCTTACCGGATATTACGGGAGGTTTATTGAAGGATTCTTCACCATAGCATCACCTTTAACCAAGTTGAC
This is a stretch of genomic DNA from Populus alba chromosome 11, ASM523922v2, whole genome shotgun sequence. It encodes these proteins:
- the LOC118046060 gene encoding pectinesterase, whose product is MEKANTATMATMNTPLLATPKTSRPKTICLVLSMVAILSSTTLVTMRYYTKTSPSSPPGLLQNLCDRAHDQESCLAMVSQIASNTSTKTSQVGLLQLLLGKSTPHIQNTIEKAKVIHSRINDAREQAALGDCVELMEISKYRIKDTIVALESVSSRSHANALTWLSSVLTNHDTCLDGLNGPARSTMEPYLHDLILRARTSLAILAAISPSKENNEIFPLKDDFPSWLLSMDRKLLVALPKDINADVTVAKDGSGKYKTVKEAVASAPDNGKTRYVIYVKKGKYKENVEVGKKKKNVMLVGDGMDSTIITGNLNVVDGSTTFNSATVAAVGDGFIAQDIWFQNTAGPEKHQAVALRVGADQSVINRCRIDAYQDTLYTHSLRQFYRDSYVTGTVDFIFGNAAVVLQNCKLVPRKPMSGQKNMVTAQGRTDPNQNTGTSIQKCDIIASSDLTPVKSSFKSYLGRPWKEYSRTVVMQSNIGDLIDPAGWSAWDGEFALKTLYYGEYLNQGAGAGTSKRVNWPGYHVITSANEAKKFTVAELIQGGVWLKSTGVSYTEGL